A window of the Comamonas sp. Y33R10-2 genome harbors these coding sequences:
- the fdxA gene encoding ferredoxin FdxA — MTHVVTENCIKCKFTDCVDVCPVDCFREGPNFLVIDPDECIDCAVCIPECPANAIFAEEDVPADQLAFIKLNVDLSQIKTWKSITKRKPALADADEWNGKPNKLDLLER, encoded by the coding sequence ATGACTCACGTCGTTACCGAAAACTGCATCAAGTGCAAATTCACCGATTGCGTGGATGTTTGCCCCGTGGACTGCTTCCGTGAAGGTCCTAACTTCCTGGTCATCGATCCTGATGAGTGCATTGACTGCGCCGTCTGCATTCCAGAGTGTCCAGCCAACGCCATCTTTGCTGAAGAAGATGTGCCTGCCGATCAACTGGCCTTCATCAAGCTGAACGTCGACTTGTCTCAGATTAAGACTTGGAAAAGCATCACCAAGCGCAAACCTGCTCTGGCCGATGCCGACGAGTGGAATGGCAAGCCAAATAAACTGGATTTGCTGGAGCGCTAA
- a CDS encoding trimeric intracellular cation channel family protein has product MLPSISLLDSFQASNFTVMLAIYLVAIAAEAMSGALAAGRRNMDIFGVVVIAFVTALGGGTIRDMVLGHYPIGWTQHPEYVYLVISFGLLTTLVARHMVKLKQVFLLLDAMGLIAFSLIGCNTALELGYPTIVVIMAGMITGISGGILRDVLCNQVPVVFRRELYASVSLAVCLMFLGLRYLEVSPNVSTIVCFIGGLAFRMAAIRFKWRLPVFSYQQRWE; this is encoded by the coding sequence ATGCTTCCCTCTATCTCTTTGCTGGACTCGTTCCAGGCCTCTAATTTCACCGTCATGCTGGCCATCTATTTGGTGGCCATTGCGGCAGAAGCCATGTCCGGCGCACTGGCTGCGGGCCGGCGCAATATGGATATCTTTGGCGTTGTTGTCATCGCCTTCGTCACCGCTTTGGGCGGCGGCACCATTCGCGATATGGTGCTGGGCCACTACCCGATTGGCTGGACGCAGCACCCCGAATATGTGTACTTGGTCATCAGCTTTGGCCTGCTGACCACGCTGGTCGCACGCCACATGGTCAAGCTCAAACAGGTGTTTTTGCTGCTGGACGCCATGGGCTTAATCGCCTTTTCGCTCATCGGCTGTAATACCGCGCTAGAGCTGGGCTACCCCACCATCGTTGTCATCATGGCGGGCATGATTACCGGCATCAGCGGCGGCATTTTGCGCGACGTGCTGTGCAACCAAGTGCCCGTAGTCTTCCGCCGCGAGCTGTATGCCAGCGTGTCGCTGGCCGTGTGTTTGATGTTCCTCGGCCTGCGCTATCTGGAGGTAAGCCCCAACGTCAGCACCATCGTCTGTTTTATCGGGGGTCTGGCGTTTCGTATGGCAGCTATTCGTTTCAAGTGGCGCCTTCCCGTCTTTTCCTATCAGCAACGCTGGGAATAA
- a CDS encoding phosphoadenosine phosphosulfate reductase family protein codes for MSELNLSAINAELGHDAQALVNWAIGLGQPTIVTTNFRPFEAVILHMVAQARPDVPVVWMDNGYNTEATYQFADAVTKQLGLNLKIYLPLRSRAHREAVEGATPALDDPRHAAFTQEVKLEPFTRALRETAPKVWFTALRATDTAVRAAMDPVSINPDGLIKVAPLLHWSSKDLHEYCQKHGLPNNFDYVDPTKGEDNRECGLHISH; via the coding sequence ATGAGCGAACTGAACCTGTCGGCCATCAACGCCGAACTGGGCCACGACGCCCAAGCGCTGGTGAACTGGGCTATTGGTCTGGGCCAGCCCACCATCGTCACCACCAACTTTCGCCCTTTTGAAGCGGTGATTTTGCACATGGTCGCTCAGGCCCGCCCTGATGTGCCCGTGGTCTGGATGGACAACGGCTACAACACCGAAGCTACTTACCAGTTTGCCGACGCGGTCACCAAGCAGCTGGGCCTGAACCTCAAGATCTACCTGCCGCTGCGCAGCCGTGCCCACCGCGAAGCAGTAGAAGGCGCCACGCCAGCTCTGGATGACCCGCGCCACGCCGCCTTTACGCAAGAAGTAAAGCTAGAGCCCTTTACCCGCGCCCTGCGGGAGACAGCGCCCAAGGTCTGGTTTACCGCTTTGCGCGCCACCGACACTGCGGTGCGCGCTGCCATGGACCCCGTCAGCATCAACCCTGACGGGCTGATCAAGGTAGCGCCGCTGCTGCACTGGTCGTCTAAAGACCTGCACGAGTACTGCCAAAAGCACGGCCTGCCCAACAATTTTGACTATGTGGACCCGACCAAGGGCGAAGACAACCGCGAGTGCGGCTTGCACATTTCTCATTAA
- a CDS encoding nitrite/sulfite reductase has protein sequence MYQYTDFDKAFVKQRADQFRDQLQRWQAGKLAEDDFRPLRLQNGWYVQRYAPMLRVAVPYGEINSAQIRVLAKVARDYDEPEAEVFKTALEGQGKMGTTYLPKNCAHFTTRTNVQFNWIPLSKAADVMDLLASVNLHGIQTSGNCIRNTTTDALAGIAPDEAIDPRPYAEILRQWTTLHPEFAFLPRKFKIAITGATEDRAATGWHDVGLHMVKNAAGEIGFKVFVGGGMGRTPVIGTVIREFLPWNQIMNYIEAIVRVYNELGRRDNKYKARIKILVKAEGQAYIDAVEEEFRQIVEVDGGPHTVPQAEFDRVAAMFTTPKLPAVANAIADEQKLIEQAAKDPAFSRWVSRNVHAHRIAGLRAVTLSFKRVGQAPGDAQSEQLDALAQLVDAFSAGEARVTHDQNVMLPWVQVGQLYALWTEAKALGLASTNVALLTDMIACPGGDFCALANARSLPIADAITARYQDLDELDDIGEIDLHISGCINSCGHHHSGHIGILGVDKDGKEWYQVTLGGSDGSTLSGNAVAGKAIGPSFSAAEVPDVIEAVLSTYRDLRQPGEHFVDAVRRIGLDPFKDAGKAARHPAPAEEEAVA, from the coding sequence ATGTATCAATACACCGATTTCGACAAAGCGTTCGTCAAGCAACGCGCCGACCAGTTCCGTGACCAGCTACAACGCTGGCAGGCAGGCAAGCTGGCGGAAGATGATTTCCGCCCGCTGCGTTTGCAAAACGGCTGGTATGTCCAGCGCTATGCGCCCATGCTGCGCGTGGCCGTGCCTTATGGCGAGATCAACTCCGCCCAGATTCGCGTGCTGGCCAAGGTCGCCCGTGATTACGACGAGCCCGAGGCTGAAGTCTTTAAGACCGCCCTCGAAGGCCAAGGCAAGATGGGCACTACCTATCTGCCCAAGAACTGCGCCCACTTCACCACCCGCACCAATGTGCAGTTCAACTGGATCCCCCTGTCCAAAGCTGCCGATGTGATGGATTTGCTGGCCAGCGTCAACCTGCACGGCATTCAAACCAGCGGCAACTGCATTCGCAACACCACCACCGACGCGCTGGCCGGTATTGCCCCGGACGAAGCAATTGATCCCCGCCCCTACGCTGAAATTTTGCGCCAGTGGACCACGCTGCACCCTGAGTTCGCCTTTTTGCCACGCAAGTTCAAGATCGCCATCACCGGTGCCACCGAAGACCGCGCCGCCACCGGCTGGCACGATGTGGGCCTGCACATGGTCAAAAACGCAGCCGGTGAGATTGGCTTTAAAGTTTTTGTAGGTGGCGGCATGGGCCGTACGCCTGTGATCGGTACTGTGATTCGTGAGTTCCTGCCGTGGAACCAGATCATGAATTACATCGAAGCCATTGTTCGCGTCTACAACGAACTAGGCCGCCGCGACAACAAGTACAAGGCGCGTATCAAGATCTTGGTCAAGGCCGAAGGTCAGGCTTATATCGATGCGGTGGAAGAAGAATTCCGCCAAATCGTTGAAGTCGATGGCGGCCCACACACCGTGCCTCAGGCCGAGTTTGACCGCGTGGCCGCCATGTTCACCACGCCCAAGTTGCCTGCAGTGGCCAACGCCATTGCCGACGAGCAAAAGCTGATCGAGCAAGCCGCCAAGGACCCCGCCTTCTCGCGCTGGGTTTCGCGCAACGTACACGCCCACCGCATTGCCGGTCTGCGCGCCGTGACCCTGTCTTTCAAGCGCGTAGGCCAAGCGCCCGGCGATGCGCAAAGCGAGCAGCTCGACGCACTGGCGCAATTGGTGGATGCCTTCTCCGCAGGCGAAGCCCGCGTCACCCATGACCAAAACGTGATGCTGCCCTGGGTACAAGTCGGCCAGCTGTATGCGCTGTGGACCGAGGCCAAGGCCTTGGGTCTGGCAAGCACCAACGTGGCTTTGCTGACCGACATGATTGCCTGCCCCGGCGGCGACTTTTGCGCGCTGGCCAACGCCCGCAGCCTGCCAATTGCCGACGCCATCACCGCCCGCTATCAGGATCTGGACGAGCTGGACGACATCGGTGAGATTGATCTGCACATCAGCGGCTGCATCAACAGCTGCGGCCACCACCACAGCGGCCACATCGGCATTCTGGGCGTGGATAAGGATGGCAAAGAGTGGTATCAGGTCACCTTGGGCGGCTCGGATGGCTCCACGCTGTCTGGCAACGCCGTGGCCGGCAAGGCCATTGGCCCATCGTTTAGCGCTGCCGAAGTGCCGGACGTGATCGAAGCCGTGCTCAGCACCTACCGCGACCTGCGCCAGCCGGGCGAGCATTTTGTGGACGCCGTGCGCCGCATTGGTCTGGACCCCTTCAAGGATGCAGGCAAAGCTGCCCGCCACCCCGCGCCCGCTGAAGAAGAAGCCGTGGCCTGA
- a CDS encoding hemolysin family protein yields the protein MEIAILLALICLNGVFAMSEIALVTARKSRMQKMVDEGDSGALAAIKLGEDPTRFLSTIQIGITSIGVLNGIVGEAALAGPVALWLTSLGMEVKAAGYTATGLVVLVITYFSIVVGELVPKRLGQTNPEAFARLVSRPINFLALATKPFVWLLSASTRGLLKLMGVKESNGSVVTEEEIQAILVEGHSAGVIESQEHTMVRNVFRLDDRQIGSLMVPRSDVVFLDIDDSLDVNLTRMESADHARYPVVRGDMNNIVGVLNARQWLAQTVRQKGEQKLGDQSLQVALYVPETITGMELLDNFRTSDLQMAFVIDEYGEVQGIVTLQDLIEAITGEFQPRDEETSWAVQRADGSWLLDGHIPVPELKDRLNLDAVPEEERGRYHTLSGMVMLLLGRVPKEADMVEWEEWRFEVVDMDGKTLDKVLATKLESLISDSEAALL from the coding sequence ATGGAAATAGCCATACTTTTAGCCCTCATCTGTTTGAACGGCGTGTTCGCCATGTCGGAGATTGCGCTGGTCACAGCCCGCAAGAGCCGCATGCAAAAAATGGTGGATGAGGGTGATAGCGGTGCACTAGCTGCTATCAAACTAGGAGAGGACCCAACGCGTTTCCTCTCTACCATTCAAATTGGTATCACTTCCATCGGCGTGCTCAACGGTATCGTCGGTGAGGCGGCTTTGGCCGGCCCGGTTGCGCTGTGGCTCACCAGCTTGGGCATGGAAGTCAAGGCTGCGGGTTACACCGCCACCGGCTTGGTGGTCTTGGTCATCACCTATTTCTCTATCGTTGTCGGTGAGCTGGTTCCCAAGCGTTTGGGCCAAACCAACCCCGAGGCGTTTGCCCGTCTGGTCTCCCGTCCCATCAACTTTCTGGCCTTGGCCACCAAGCCTTTTGTGTGGCTGCTGTCGGCGTCGACTCGCGGCTTGCTCAAGCTCATGGGCGTCAAGGAAAGCAATGGCAGCGTGGTGACTGAAGAAGAAATTCAGGCCATCTTGGTCGAAGGCCATTCAGCAGGCGTGATCGAGTCGCAAGAGCACACCATGGTGCGCAACGTGTTCCGTCTAGACGACCGCCAAATCGGCTCGCTGATGGTGCCGCGCAGCGATGTGGTGTTTCTCGACATCGACGACAGCCTAGACGTCAACCTGACGCGCATGGAAAGCGCCGACCACGCGCGCTACCCTGTGGTGCGTGGCGATATGAACAATATCGTCGGCGTGCTCAACGCCCGCCAGTGGCTGGCCCAAACCGTGCGCCAAAAGGGCGAGCAAAAGCTGGGCGACCAGTCCTTGCAAGTGGCTTTGTATGTGCCCGAGACCATCACGGGCATGGAGCTGCTGGATAACTTCCGCACCTCTGACCTGCAAATGGCGTTTGTGATCGATGAGTACGGCGAGGTGCAAGGCATTGTCACGCTGCAAGATTTGATCGAAGCGATTACGGGCGAATTCCAGCCGCGTGATGAAGAAACCAGCTGGGCTGTGCAGCGCGCAGATGGCAGCTGGCTGCTAGATGGCCATATCCCCGTGCCTGAACTCAAGGACCGTCTGAACCTTGACGCCGTGCCTGAAGAAGAGCGCGGGCGCTATCACACCCTCAGCGGCATGGTGATGCTGCTCTTGGGCCGAGTGCCCAAAGAGGCCGATATGGTGGAGTGGGAAGAGTGGCGCTTTGAAGTGGTGGACATGGACGGCAAAACGCTGGACAAGGTCTTGGCTACCAAGCTGGAGAGCTTAATTTCAGACTCAGAAGCGGCGCTGCTGTAA
- the cysD gene encoding sulfate adenylyltransferase subunit CysD, with translation MNARVDTSVLNHLSNSHLDALEEETIFILREVAAVFERPTLLFSGGKDSLVMLRCAEKAFGAGRIPFPLLMIDTGHNFPEVTDFRDLRAKELGAELIVRSVEDSMARGTVRLAHPEEPRNAHQSVTLLEAIEEFRFDALIGGARRDEEKARAKERIFSHRDSFGQWQPKAQRPELWTLFNTRIAPGEHFRVFPISNWTELDVWQYIEREKIALPSLYYSHQRNIVERKGLLVPVTELTPAKDGEQVVVRDVRFRTLGDITCTCPVESTAATASDIVIETLAADVSERGATRMDDKTSEASMEKRKKDGYF, from the coding sequence ATGAACGCCCGAGTGGATACCTCCGTGCTCAATCACCTGAGCAACAGCCATCTGGATGCGCTGGAAGAAGAAACCATCTTCATCTTGCGTGAAGTCGCTGCCGTGTTTGAGCGCCCCACCCTGCTGTTTTCGGGCGGCAAGGATTCGCTGGTCATGCTGCGCTGTGCGGAAAAAGCCTTTGGTGCGGGCCGCATTCCCTTTCCGCTGCTAATGATCGACACCGGCCACAACTTCCCTGAAGTGACCGATTTCCGTGACCTGCGTGCCAAAGAACTGGGCGCTGAGCTGATCGTGCGCAGCGTAGAAGACTCCATGGCGCGCGGCACGGTGCGCTTGGCCCACCCTGAAGAGCCGCGCAATGCGCACCAGTCGGTCACGCTGCTCGAAGCGATTGAAGAATTCCGCTTTGACGCGCTGATTGGCGGCGCACGCCGCGACGAAGAAAAAGCTCGCGCCAAGGAACGCATCTTTAGCCACCGCGACAGCTTTGGTCAGTGGCAGCCCAAGGCCCAGCGCCCTGAGCTGTGGACGCTGTTCAACACCCGCATTGCGCCCGGCGAGCACTTCCGTGTGTTCCCCATCAGCAACTGGACCGAGCTGGACGTGTGGCAGTACATCGAGCGAGAGAAGATTGCCCTGCCAAGCCTCTACTACAGCCACCAGCGCAACATCGTTGAGCGCAAGGGCCTACTGGTGCCCGTGACCGAGCTGACCCCCGCCAAAGATGGCGAGCAAGTCGTGGTGCGCGATGTGCGCTTCCGCACTCTGGGCGACATCACCTGCACCTGCCCGGTGGAGAGCACCGCCGCAACGGCCTCAGACATCGTGATCGAAACCTTGGCCGCTGATGTGAGCGAGCGCGGCGCCACCCGCATGGATGACAAGACCAGCGAAGCATCGATGGAAAAACGCAAAAAGGATGGGTATTTCTAG
- a CDS encoding sulfate adenylyltransferase subunit 1, with translation MTETINSIAASADTSSTTGQNDHASALRFITCGSVDDGKSTLIGRLLVDTRAVLQDQLAGVTKSGETDLALLTDGLAAEREQGITIDVAYRYFNTEARKFIIGDAPGHEQYTRNMVTAASSADAAVVLVDATKLDWQNANLELLPQTRRHSLLAHLLRVNSLIFAVNKLDAVQDPAVAFVHISAALQKFAATAAIKVAATVPVSALKGFNVVNTEAGWAGYNGPSLLQVLEQLPNTPSDNALALAFPVQWVEKFSSSADTSQGRRVFWGRVATGIAQVGAQVQILPSGQLATVAQVIDHARTPKDVAAGLSAGITLDREVDVSRGDWIVAAPVVAAAAAEDDFDAPAAVSPWPATREITATVAWMDNEPLVPGRVYWALHGHRWVKAKVRSLVHRLNINTLAQEDAQQLEANAIGQVELVLQEAIPAAAFTQARQLGAMILVDTASNATAGAVLVH, from the coding sequence ATGACTGAAACTATTAATTCCATAGCAGCTAGTGCAGATACATCAAGCACTACCGGCCAAAACGACCATGCATCTGCGCTGCGCTTTATTACCTGCGGCTCGGTCGATGATGGCAAATCCACATTGATTGGCCGCTTGCTGGTCGACACCCGCGCTGTGCTGCAAGACCAGTTGGCTGGGGTCACCAAGAGCGGCGAAACCGATCTGGCCCTACTGACCGACGGCTTGGCCGCCGAGCGCGAGCAAGGCATCACCATCGACGTGGCTTACCGCTACTTCAACACCGAAGCGCGCAAGTTCATCATTGGAGATGCGCCTGGCCACGAGCAGTACACCCGCAACATGGTCACCGCAGCATCGAGTGCGGACGCTGCTGTGGTGCTGGTCGACGCCACCAAGCTGGACTGGCAAAACGCCAATCTGGAGCTGCTGCCCCAGACCCGCCGCCACAGCCTGCTGGCCCACTTGCTGCGCGTGAACTCGCTGATCTTCGCGGTCAACAAGCTTGATGCCGTGCAAGACCCGGCTGTTGCCTTTGTCCACATCAGCGCTGCACTGCAAAAGTTTGCCGCAACGGCTGCTATCAAGGTCGCGGCCACCGTGCCCGTGTCAGCGCTGAAGGGCTTCAACGTGGTCAACACCGAAGCGGGCTGGGCGGGCTACAACGGCCCTAGCTTGCTGCAAGTGCTGGAGCAACTGCCCAACACGCCCAGCGACAACGCTTTGGCGCTGGCCTTTCCCGTGCAGTGGGTCGAGAAGTTCTCGTCCTCTGCAGATACCAGCCAAGGCCGCCGCGTGTTCTGGGGCCGTGTCGCCACCGGCATCGCGCAAGTTGGCGCACAAGTGCAAATTCTGCCCAGCGGCCAACTGGCGACTGTGGCTCAGGTCATCGACCATGCACGCACTCCCAAGGATGTGGCAGCAGGCCTGTCCGCCGGCATTACGCTGGACCGCGAAGTTGATGTCTCGCGCGGCGACTGGATTGTGGCGGCGCCCGTAGTCGCTGCAGCCGCCGCCGAAGACGACTTTGACGCGCCCGCAGCAGTGAGCCCATGGCCCGCTACCCGCGAGATTACCGCCACCGTAGCATGGATGGATAACGAGCCTTTGGTGCCCGGGCGCGTGTACTGGGCGCTGCACGGCCATCGCTGGGTCAAGGCCAAAGTTCGCAGCTTGGTGCACCGCCTGAACATCAACACGCTGGCTCAAGAAGATGCCCAGCAGCTGGAGGCCAACGCCATTGGCCAAGTAGAACTGGTGCTGCAAGAGGCGATTCCCGCTGCCGCCTTCACACAGGCTCGCCAACTGGGCGCCATGATCTTGGTGGACACTGCCAGCAACGCTACAGCAGGTGCTGTGCTGGTTCACTAA
- the mnmC gene encoding FAD-dependent 5-carboxymethylaminomethyl-2-thiouridine(34) oxidoreductase MnmC has translation MPDGTPYNTRFGDRYHSEDGGLKQAKQVFLGGCGLPAAWANAPQWRILETGFGFGLNFLVTWAAWKADPQRARLLHFVSVEAFPVSREDLLRSLPADEELRSLGLQLADQWWGLLPGVHRLSFDNGQVLLTLYIGPAQIMLRKQQLTVDSVYLDGFSPQLNPELWDEDAMKNIARHCRRGTQLATWCVAGSVRQALKTQGFDVQKIAGTPPKRHNLQASYNPAWEPRQRVDGFAPPVQQPSHCLVLGAGLAGAAAAASLARRGWQVTVLDSAAQPAAGASGLPAGLFCPHVSPDDSVLSRLSRSGVRTTLQTLQQLSTAEQLLAGQDWAHSGVLEHDLNEPTHLPPQWLRADSAESGWGLQWSNPASSQHLAAAHLPNDSHALWHAQAGWVRPAQLVRALLQSPLIQWQGNAHAAKLLRDEASGQWQVLNPEGQTIAQAPMLVLALGPTSKSLLQASGMDAGLWELQAIRGQVSVADHTTQTQAAMPPFPVNGNGNLVPDFLSSNPDKPSSASANQWIMGSTFERDVTELPPSQADQLAAHAGNAEKLAALLPECSRALQTFFTAQQQPETLEQTWARVRCAAYDRLPLAGPIGKSANDQIGLWVLTGLGSRGLTLSMLCGELLAARLHGEPLPLDAKLAQSLGTQRLWSRVEQVTTKPTQAE, from the coding sequence ATGCCTGACGGCACTCCCTATAACACCCGATTTGGCGATCGCTATCACAGCGAGGATGGCGGGCTGAAGCAAGCCAAGCAGGTGTTTTTAGGCGGCTGCGGCCTGCCCGCTGCATGGGCCAACGCGCCGCAGTGGCGCATTTTGGAAACCGGGTTTGGCTTTGGCCTGAACTTTCTGGTGACCTGGGCGGCCTGGAAGGCAGACCCGCAGCGCGCAAGGCTGCTGCATTTTGTCTCGGTAGAGGCCTTCCCCGTCTCACGCGAAGACCTGCTTCGATCCTTGCCAGCCGATGAGGAACTGCGCAGCTTGGGCCTGCAACTGGCCGATCAATGGTGGGGGCTGCTGCCGGGCGTACACCGCCTGTCTTTTGACAACGGCCAAGTGCTGCTGACGCTTTATATCGGCCCGGCGCAGATCATGCTGCGCAAGCAGCAGCTCACAGTTGATAGCGTCTATCTCGATGGCTTTTCACCCCAGCTCAACCCCGAGTTGTGGGATGAAGACGCCATGAAAAACATCGCCCGCCACTGCCGCCGCGGCACGCAGCTGGCGACTTGGTGTGTGGCTGGCAGCGTTCGGCAGGCTTTAAAGACTCAGGGTTTTGACGTTCAAAAAATCGCGGGCACGCCGCCCAAGCGCCATAACCTGCAAGCCAGCTACAACCCCGCGTGGGAGCCACGCCAGCGCGTTGATGGCTTTGCGCCCCCCGTTCAGCAGCCCAGCCATTGCCTGGTGCTGGGCGCGGGCCTGGCCGGTGCAGCAGCAGCTGCCAGTTTGGCAAGGCGCGGCTGGCAGGTTACCGTGCTTGATAGTGCAGCCCAGCCTGCGGCCGGTGCATCAGGTCTGCCTGCCGGTCTGTTTTGCCCCCACGTCTCGCCCGATGACAGTGTTTTATCGCGCTTGTCACGCAGCGGCGTGCGTACCACGCTACAAACTTTGCAGCAGCTCAGTACGGCTGAGCAACTGCTCGCCGGCCAAGACTGGGCGCACAGCGGCGTGCTGGAGCACGACTTGAACGAGCCCACCCACCTGCCCCCGCAATGGCTCAGGGCAGACAGCGCTGAATCGGGCTGGGGCTTGCAGTGGAGTAATCCAGCCAGCAGCCAGCACTTGGCCGCTGCGCATTTACCCAACGACAGCCACGCCCTATGGCATGCGCAAGCAGGCTGGGTCAGACCGGCCCAGTTGGTGCGCGCTTTGTTGCAGTCGCCGCTAATTCAATGGCAAGGCAATGCCCACGCCGCCAAGCTGCTGCGCGATGAAGCCAGCGGCCAGTGGCAGGTCTTGAACCCAGAAGGCCAGACCATCGCCCAAGCCCCCATGCTGGTGCTGGCACTAGGCCCCACCAGCAAAAGCCTGCTGCAAGCCAGTGGCATGGATGCCGGGCTATGGGAGCTGCAAGCCATACGCGGGCAGGTCAGCGTGGCAGACCATACGACGCAAACGCAGGCGGCCATGCCGCCCTTCCCCGTCAACGGCAACGGCAACTTGGTGCCGGACTTTCTGAGCAGTAATCCAGACAAGCCAAGCAGCGCCAGCGCCAATCAATGGATCATGGGCTCCACCTTCGAGCGCGATGTGACCGAGCTTCCGCCCAGCCAAGCCGATCAGCTAGCCGCCCATGCGGGCAACGCTGAAAAACTGGCCGCCCTGCTGCCCGAGTGCAGCCGCGCCTTGCAGACCTTTTTTACGGCGCAGCAGCAGCCCGAGACGTTGGAACAAACCTGGGCCAGAGTGCGCTGCGCTGCCTATGACCGCCTGCCGCTTGCGGGCCCGATAGGGAAGTCGGCCAATGACCAAATCGGGCTGTGGGTGCTGACAGGGCTAGGCTCGCGGGGATTGACGCTTTCCATGCTCTGCGGCGAGCTGCTGGCCGCGCGCTTGCATGGTGAGCCCTTGCCGCTGGACGCAAAACTGGCGCAGTCGCTGGGCACGCAACGCTTGTGGAGCCGCGTGGAGCAGGTAACTACAAAGCCCACGCAAGCTGAATAA
- a CDS encoding DUF934 domain-containing protein — MKILANNDYQAPAQSTGSVLVLANDVNALEANLDGITQVDLQFPNFTDGRAFSQAYLLRRRLKFTGDIRATGDVLIDQLVQMQRTGFSSAVLREGVDAADAQRQFERFGGYYQADAVEHHPHFPQELA; from the coding sequence ATGAAAATTCTGGCAAACAACGATTACCAAGCACCTGCCCAGAGCACTGGCAGCGTGCTGGTACTGGCCAACGATGTGAACGCCTTAGAAGCCAATCTGGACGGCATCACTCAGGTGGATCTGCAGTTTCCCAACTTCACCGACGGCCGCGCCTTCAGCCAAGCCTATTTGCTGCGCCGCCGCCTGAAATTCACGGGCGACATTCGCGCCACTGGCGATGTGCTGATCGACCAGTTGGTGCAAATGCAGCGCACAGGCTTTAGCTCTGCCGTGCTGCGCGAAGGCGTGGATGCCGCTGATGCCCAGCGCCAGTTCGAACGCTTTGGCGGCTACTACCAAGCCGATGCTGTGGAGCACCACCCCCACTTTCCGCAGGAGCTGGCATGA
- a CDS encoding NAD(P)/FAD-dependent oxidoreductase — MSMSNATPNASSPQQPAVETDAIIIGAGPAGLFQAFQLGLQGIQAHLIDALPHVGGQCSQLYGHKPIYDVPGIPVCTGLELVQLLDKQIAPMKVPRHLGQQVQTLEAMQDGRWKVTTSTGTQLHTRSIFIAAGVGAFVPKALKVSGIELLTASQLHYHPLQLDMAAGREVLIYGGDEEAVNAAIACTKTAAKTTLMHRRDSFNAEPAKLAQLQQLRECGAIEVLIGQVTEIGQENRQLKTVQWMDGAGNEHPLSIEQLLVFQGISPKLGPVTDWGLALERKQLMVDPATLATSAPGIYAVGDIVSYPGKKRLIVCAFHEATMAAFAAAEYLQGSKPLLEYTTTSARLHGILGVNHGAA; from the coding sequence ATGAGCATGTCCAACGCAACGCCCAACGCTTCCTCTCCCCAACAACCCGCCGTGGAAACCGACGCCATCATTATTGGCGCGGGTCCGGCGGGTTTGTTTCAGGCCTTTCAGTTAGGTCTGCAAGGCATTCAAGCCCATTTGATTGACGCCCTGCCCCATGTCGGTGGCCAGTGCAGCCAGCTATACGGCCACAAACCCATCTACGACGTGCCCGGCATCCCGGTATGTACGGGGCTAGAACTGGTGCAGTTGCTGGATAAGCAGATCGCCCCCATGAAGGTGCCCCGCCACCTTGGCCAGCAGGTGCAAACCTTAGAGGCCATGCAAGATGGCCGCTGGAAGGTCACAACGTCTACAGGCACGCAGCTTCACACGCGCAGCATCTTTATTGCCGCAGGCGTAGGCGCTTTTGTGCCTAAGGCCTTGAAAGTTTCAGGCATAGAGTTGCTGACAGCCTCCCAATTGCACTATCACCCGCTGCAACTAGACATGGCGGCTGGCCGCGAGGTGCTGATTTATGGCGGCGATGAAGAGGCTGTGAATGCCGCCATCGCTTGCACAAAGACGGCCGCTAAAACCACGCTCATGCACCGCCGCGACAGCTTTAATGCTGAGCCTGCGAAGTTGGCCCAACTCCAGCAGCTGCGTGAGTGCGGTGCTATTGAAGTGTTGATTGGCCAGGTCACCGAGATTGGGCAAGAAAATCGCCAACTCAAAACCGTGCAGTGGATGGATGGTGCTGGCAATGAACACCCTTTAAGCATCGAGCAGCTGCTGGTGTTTCAAGGCATTTCCCCCAAGCTCGGCCCAGTGACAGACTGGGGCTTGGCGCTAGAGCGCAAGCAACTGATGGTCGATCCCGCAACGCTGGCCACCAGTGCGCCGGGAATTTACGCGGTTGGCGATATCGTCAGCTACCCCGGCAAGAAGCGCTTAATTGTCTGCGCCTTCCACGAGGCCACCATGGCAGCCTTTGCCGCAGCCGAGTATCTGCAAGGCAGCAAGCCCCTGCTGGAATACACTACGACCAGCGCACGCCTGCATGGCATTTTGGGCGTGAACCACGGCGCAGCGTGA